A genomic window from Mesosutterella faecium includes:
- the galE gene encoding UDP-glucose 4-epimerase GalE, translated as MKIFLTGGAGFIGSHTAVVLLKAGYEVVIYDNFSNSQPSVIDQISKIAGKRPETIEGDIRDKEKLLQALANVDVVIHFAGLKAVAESVKEPLKYYENNVNGTLVLLRAMNEKKIKRIIFSSSSTVYGIPDKLPLTENSPTGGVSNPYGRTKLQIEEILKDICAADHLFSAVCLRYFNPIGAHESGLIGENPNGIPNNLLPYVAKVAHGILPYVRVFGSDYPTLDGTGVRDYIHVMDLAEGHALSIPYIVKNLGWKAINLGCGKGYSVLDIIHAFERASGKKIPYKFLPRRPGDIAANWCDPSLAHTLLHWVAKRDLNDMCRDSWNFELQYQKK; from the coding sequence ATGAAGATATTTTTAACAGGCGGTGCAGGATTTATCGGTTCTCATACCGCAGTTGTGTTGCTAAAAGCTGGCTATGAAGTTGTTATTTATGACAATTTTTCAAATTCTCAACCATCAGTAATTGATCAAATAAGCAAAATTGCAGGGAAAAGACCAGAAACGATTGAAGGGGATATTAGAGATAAAGAAAAGCTACTGCAGGCTTTAGCTAATGTTGATGTTGTTATTCATTTTGCGGGTTTAAAAGCCGTAGCTGAGTCAGTCAAAGAACCACTTAAGTATTATGAGAACAATGTCAATGGAACTTTAGTATTATTAAGAGCAATGAATGAAAAAAAGATAAAAAGAATAATCTTTTCTTCTTCCTCTACTGTTTATGGTATTCCAGATAAATTGCCTTTAACAGAAAATTCACCTACTGGAGGTGTTTCAAATCCGTATGGGAGAACAAAACTTCAGATCGAAGAGATCTTAAAAGATATTTGCGCGGCAGATCATTTATTTAGTGCGGTATGTTTAAGATATTTTAACCCTATCGGTGCTCACGAATCTGGATTAATAGGTGAAAATCCAAATGGTATTCCTAATAATCTTTTGCCGTATGTAGCTAAAGTTGCGCATGGAATATTGCCTTATGTTCGAGTTTTTGGTTCAGATTATCCAACTTTAGATGGAACTGGGGTCCGAGATTATATTCATGTTATGGATTTAGCAGAAGGCCATGCTTTATCTATTCCTTACATAGTTAAAAATTTAGGATGGAAAGCCATTAATTTAGGCTGTGGTAAAGGATATAGTGTTCTAGATATTATTCATGCCTTTGAAAGAGCAAGTGGGAAAAAAATACCATATAAGTTTTTGCCAAGACGGCCTGGAGATATAGCAGCAAATTGGTGTGATCCATCCTTGGCCCATACTTTGTTACATTGGGTTGCGAAAAGGGATTTAAATGATATGTGTAGAGATTCTTGGAATTTTGAGCTTCAATATCAAAAAAAATAA
- a CDS encoding glycosyltransferase, protein MKKKLAYFLICSDNIIFAAGNVALGLNKYMPHKEFDIVIYHTKLQTQNIKALEKIPRVILKEFSFDPSFQKFMLSDKGLPKNGRWTNPNSLLTAAHFEIFNLLDEYKTVIWLDCDICVQGDISELEKYGPIGQAKDLNWNTVWTVGDQFIKPVPGYDMVRDSHINAVMVVNDDLPNYKDLAAYCYSLSMKWANHLKNLDQAVIQLLYQDKNIKPNEFSWNEFVCHAHHGYAPLAKMVHFGTNQKPWNNQLLLQSYPEWFRNHLEWLALGGTDFDRSNISTVGIWFDIANNYKKINEYPSLSNTSLNKNIVDTFRISIFKIIPIFTKKIEQTRIKTKILGIPFLYIKYLTPNKVFFTISLFKIIEWRKAPEERSLRIFNIPLLRIKSYAKAI, encoded by the coding sequence ATGAAAAAAAAATTAGCTTATTTTTTAATTTGCTCTGATAATATTATTTTTGCAGCAGGGAATGTGGCATTAGGATTAAATAAGTATATGCCACATAAAGAGTTTGACATAGTCATATATCATACAAAACTTCAAACTCAAAATATAAAAGCATTAGAAAAAATTCCACGCGTAATTTTGAAGGAATTTAGTTTCGACCCTTCTTTCCAAAAATTTATGCTGTCTGATAAAGGATTACCAAAAAACGGTAGATGGACTAATCCTAATTCTTTACTAACAGCGGCCCATTTTGAAATTTTTAATCTTCTAGATGAATATAAAACAGTCATTTGGCTTGATTGTGATATATGTGTACAAGGCGACATATCTGAATTAGAGAAATACGGACCGATCGGACAAGCAAAAGACTTAAATTGGAATACAGTATGGACAGTTGGTGATCAGTTCATTAAACCCGTTCCTGGTTATGACATGGTACGGGACAGCCACATAAATGCCGTAATGGTCGTCAACGATGATCTCCCAAACTATAAAGATTTAGCTGCTTACTGCTATTCTCTATCTATGAAATGGGCTAATCATCTGAAAAATTTAGACCAAGCTGTTATTCAACTGCTTTACCAAGATAAAAACATCAAACCTAACGAATTTTCTTGGAATGAATTCGTCTGCCACGCTCATCATGGCTATGCACCTTTAGCTAAAATGGTACATTTTGGTACTAATCAAAAGCCATGGAATAATCAATTACTGCTTCAATCATATCCGGAATGGTTCAGAAATCATTTAGAATGGCTTGCTTTAGGAGGAACTGATTTTGACAGGTCTAATATTTCAACTGTAGGAATTTGGTTCGATATTGCAAATAATTATAAAAAAATAAATGAATACCCTTCTTTATCTAACACCTCATTAAACAAAAATATTGTTGATACTTTCCGCATCAGTATTTTTAAAATAATACCTATTTTTACGAAAAAAATAGAACAAACTCGTATTAAAACAAAAATTTTAGGTATACCTTTTCTCTACATAAAATATCTGACTCCAAATAAAGTATTTTTTACTATTTCTTTATTCAAGATTATTGAATGGAGAAAAGCTCCAGAAGAACGTTCTTTACGAATTTTTAACATTCCCTTGTTAAGAATTAAATCGTATGCAAAAGCTATCTGA
- a CDS encoding glycosyltransferase family 9 protein, giving the protein MKKLFFTWSGMGDNLVLLAAAYNYFKLTGEKAIIGTNFKNLTKLCPYVEAIDWFTFNKLNSNEGSKLIEQAMVEDLEPTFITASSYKYLAPSFKNNVTCWPRKHMITTYCERMGLSGEIEIKIPLDFGFPIKNKEDQYICIMTGGLQNYKAIPCEIMQPIIDYFSDKVSFVQLGGKKDRLLKSVKDCRGLDILDSLRLLKNSLFFIGGVGGLIHLAKAANCNSLVLQSTGEPISCTFYKNNILVKAIDYCDLCAKNLRDPQHQPCFYNYKCVRNIKSSDIIKAIKNNFDKLSTRSNIIQTEIAESNPANKLEDFLHSKATLWCDQAFYRD; this is encoded by the coding sequence TTGAAAAAATTATTTTTTACTTGGTCAGGCATGGGAGATAATCTTGTCTTATTAGCCGCAGCCTACAATTATTTTAAACTAACTGGTGAAAAAGCTATCATTGGTACAAATTTTAAGAACTTAACTAAACTATGCCCTTATGTTGAAGCTATCGATTGGTTTACTTTCAATAAATTGAACAGCAATGAAGGATCGAAGCTTATAGAACAGGCTATGGTTGAAGATTTAGAGCCAACGTTTATTACTGCTAGCAGTTATAAATATCTTGCTCCATCTTTTAAAAATAATGTTACTTGTTGGCCAAGAAAACATATGATTACCACATATTGTGAAAGAATGGGGCTGTCTGGAGAAATAGAAATAAAGATACCATTAGACTTCGGTTTCCCAATAAAAAATAAAGAAGATCAATATATATGTATTATGACGGGCGGGCTCCAGAACTATAAAGCTATTCCTTGTGAAATTATGCAACCTATCATAGACTATTTTTCAGATAAAGTTTCTTTCGTTCAGCTCGGCGGGAAAAAAGATAGATTATTAAAATCTGTAAAGGATTGCCGCGGTTTAGATATTTTAGACTCTTTAAGATTATTAAAGAATTCATTATTTTTTATTGGTGGTGTAGGGGGCTTGATTCATTTAGCAAAGGCAGCAAATTGTAATTCTCTAGTTCTCCAGTCAACCGGAGAACCTATCAGTTGTACATTTTATAAAAATAATATACTAGTCAAAGCTATAGACTATTGTGATTTATGCGCAAAAAATTTAAGAGATCCTCAACATCAACCGTGTTTTTATAATTACAAATGCGTGCGAAACATTAAAAGTTCTGACATTATTAAGGCTATAAAAAATAATTTTGATAAATTATCAACACGCTCTAATATTATTCAAACAGAAATAGCCGAATCCAATCCTGCCAATAAACTTGAAGACTTTTTACATTCAAAAGCTACACTATGGTGTGATCAAGCTTTTTACAGAGACTGA
- a CDS encoding IS110 family transposase, giving the protein MNSTLSNNPAVVIGIDLAKTHCDVVGFDKDRKIALKLPRISKEKLLERLANMPRASVLMEACGGSHCFVRKVKALGHDGRLLNPGDVKRIRCGHQKNNMLDAAYIAWAWYIPGISFVVPKTQAQQDLQSLQRIYQGYMKTRIEFGNRIHALLLEYGLSSPQTSRFIAEHLPEFIETHTKDLTPLAEEALLMLRDSWLEASEWEKKAGQKYDELVRANEDSKRLMTIPGIGPKCAGALLTHCGEASRFRDSRQFAASLGLVPRQNSTGDRDTLGHITKRGPKHPRSMLVQGAAALMIMADRLEGTLGEWVRKIKASGKKYGVKVCAIAAKLARIAWRILCEKGMEYRPQPIKAGRSRAAA; this is encoded by the coding sequence ATGAATTCTACCCTCTCAAACAATCCCGCTGTTGTCATCGGCATCGACCTTGCCAAAACTCACTGTGATGTTGTTGGTTTTGACAAAGATCGGAAGATAGCCCTGAAGCTGCCCCGCATTTCGAAGGAAAAGCTGCTGGAAAGGCTTGCGAACATGCCCCGGGCCTCCGTTCTGATGGAGGCCTGCGGCGGAAGCCACTGCTTCGTCCGCAAGGTGAAAGCGCTGGGGCACGACGGACGCCTCCTGAACCCCGGGGATGTGAAGCGGATCAGATGCGGACATCAGAAGAACAACATGCTTGATGCCGCCTACATCGCCTGGGCCTGGTACATTCCGGGCATCAGCTTTGTGGTCCCGAAAACCCAGGCGCAGCAGGATCTCCAGTCCCTGCAGCGCATCTATCAGGGCTACATGAAGACCCGCATAGAATTCGGAAACCGAATTCACGCCCTGCTGCTCGAATATGGTTTAAGCAGTCCTCAAACCAGCCGGTTCATAGCCGAACACCTGCCGGAGTTCATAGAGACGCATACGAAAGATCTGACGCCTTTGGCCGAGGAAGCCCTCCTGATGCTGCGGGACTCCTGGCTCGAGGCCTCTGAATGGGAGAAAAAGGCCGGACAGAAGTATGACGAACTCGTGCGTGCAAACGAGGACTCGAAGCGTCTGATGACAATTCCGGGCATTGGCCCCAAATGCGCCGGCGCTCTCCTCACGCACTGCGGGGAAGCCTCCCGCTTCCGCGACAGCCGGCAGTTTGCGGCGTCTCTCGGCCTTGTGCCCCGCCAGAACTCGACCGGAGACAGGGACACCCTGGGCCACATTACGAAGAGAGGGCCGAAACACCCCAGATCCATGTTAGTTCAGGGGGCCGCGGCTTTGATGATCATGGCTGACAGGCTCGAGGGAACTCTTGGCGAATGGGTCCGGAAGATCAAGGCGTCCGGAAAGAAATACGGCGTCAAGGTCTGCGCCATCGCGGCAAAGCTCGCCCGCATCGCCTGGAGAATACTCTGTGAGAAAGGCATGGAATACAGGCCTCAGCCTATCAAAGCCGGCAGATCGAGGGCTGCGGCTTAA
- a CDS encoding glycosyltransferase family 9 protein, which produces MLETTKRYIYFFLKCQILLLKILLTRSKTKQLILVDNVKNFISFSRNYRKINCDIIAVIADGGVGDCLIYLNYIYHLYLKLNKKVLIDFYFKSKKTPINLYKVDENYIHTFYDKKFIKFSKFIYPVIIQMKERFPKVIKCDKSYIRSEQLIDILEKYNKFYINNRFYYDYSPRIDGLSAQFSLAAGYNRVTQPDLFHLVSINDIEITIGVENERKILEKFKLLNSKFITFNRSVDADNNSENSTKLWPKFYYIELINKIKKYYPNLTIVFLGPKYEDLPLEGIKNLSGRTDFNELKVLLKNAIIHIGPEGGMIHLRHALSRKVSCVLFGPTSKLFYGYQENINLLNESVCKVSCEWLIENWQRLCLNNCTNECNKLLNLKPDFVFSKIDNAIKLAGVN; this is translated from the coding sequence ATGTTAGAAACTACAAAAAGATATATTTATTTTTTCCTGAAATGCCAAATTCTATTATTAAAGATACTTCTGACGAGAAGTAAAACTAAACAACTCATTTTAGTAGATAATGTCAAGAATTTTATAAGCTTTTCTAGGAATTATCGTAAAATTAATTGCGACATTATTGCTGTAATTGCAGATGGAGGGGTAGGAGATTGCTTAATATACTTAAATTATATTTATCATTTATATTTAAAATTAAATAAAAAAGTATTAATAGATTTTTATTTCAAAAGCAAGAAAACGCCAATAAATTTGTATAAAGTAGATGAAAATTATATTCACACATTTTACGACAAAAAATTCATTAAGTTTTCTAAATTTATTTATCCTGTGATTATTCAGATGAAAGAGCGGTTTCCTAAGGTCATAAAGTGTGATAAATCATATATCAGAAGTGAACAATTAATAGATATATTAGAAAAATATAATAAATTTTATATAAATAATAGATTTTATTATGACTATTCACCTAGAATTGATGGTCTCTCTGCTCAATTTTCTCTGGCAGCGGGGTATAACAGAGTAACGCAACCAGACTTATTTCATTTGGTATCAATTAATGACATTGAAATTACAATTGGTGTAGAAAACGAAAGAAAAATTCTAGAAAAATTTAAGCTTTTGAACTCAAAATTTATAACTTTTAATAGATCGGTAGATGCTGATAATAATTCAGAAAATTCTACAAAATTATGGCCTAAATTTTATTACATTGAATTAATAAATAAAATAAAAAAATATTATCCTAATTTGACTATTGTTTTCCTAGGACCAAAATACGAGGATTTACCGCTTGAAGGCATAAAGAATTTGAGCGGAAGAACAGATTTTAATGAATTGAAAGTATTGCTAAAAAATGCGATAATTCACATCGGGCCTGAGGGGGGGATGATTCATTTACGACACGCTTTATCTAGAAAAGTTTCGTGTGTACTTTTCGGGCCAACATCAAAGTTGTTCTATGGTTACCAAGAAAATATTAATTTGCTAAATGAAAGTGTTTGTAAAGTTTCATGTGAATGGCTAATTGAAAATTGGCAAAGATTATGTTTAAATAATTGTACAAACGAATGCAATAAATTATTAAACCTTAAACCTGATTTCGTGTTTTCTAAAATAGATAATGCTATTAAATTAGCAGGTGTTAATTAA
- a CDS encoding ATP-binding cassette domain-containing protein: protein MIKTIKQFVLSKIDPDIRRLMGYFPPYKWRIIFSVIFMILAGLGSSLIAKLLGLLTNVGFYDQKAWIIIAAPIGLIFIALLNGGSMFMSNYLLGEVSQAVLQTIRSQIFHRILRWPSSLYQTNSTGMVSSKFVFEANFGLSNATKAFIVLVRDSCQVFALTLMLVWHNALLSIVCLIIGPMVIYLLRFISSKLKSIMASSQMSIAVLLVRVKEAYEAHQLIKVSGTYPAEIEKFSKINREIKNLKLRMTRVSSLGTPATQFICMFGVAVVLTMAMIQTQLGMLTLGDFVTFLAALLLIMPPLRHLTGLNSSFVMMKVAANSIFDTLDQPLEPDNGQISISSAKGNLEFKHVCLKYPNSTDYAVHDFNLKVNSGDCIALVGLSGSGKSSVVNLIPRFWNPSSGNIYLDGIDTQNISLKSLRNQISIVSQDVILFDDTIRANIVYGSPNATEEEINEAVRASALEDFISSLSLGLDTPIGEAGDRLSGGQKQRISIARAILKKAPILIFDEATSALDSVSENQIKTSLSRLMKGKTTFVVAHRLSTIDIADYVVVMSKGTIAEFGKPSVLFNKNGLFTHLCKLQNIKIF, encoded by the coding sequence ATGATAAAAACAATAAAGCAATTTGTATTGTCAAAAATTGATCCCGATATTCGGAGGTTAATGGGTTATTTTCCCCCTTATAAGTGGCGTATTATATTTTCTGTCATATTCATGATATTGGCAGGACTGGGTTCTTCTTTAATTGCTAAATTATTAGGTTTACTTACAAATGTTGGTTTTTACGATCAGAAGGCATGGATAATTATTGCGGCTCCTATAGGCCTGATTTTCATAGCATTGCTCAATGGTGGAAGTATGTTTATGAGCAATTATTTGTTGGGAGAAGTCAGTCAGGCAGTCCTACAAACTATTAGAAGCCAGATTTTCCATAGAATTCTTCGCTGGCCTAGCTCTTTGTATCAGACAAATTCTACGGGGATGGTTAGTTCTAAATTTGTTTTTGAGGCGAATTTTGGACTGTCAAATGCAACAAAGGCTTTCATCGTTCTGGTTAGAGATTCTTGTCAGGTTTTTGCTCTTACATTAATGCTAGTTTGGCATAACGCACTTTTGTCTATAGTGTGTTTGATTATAGGGCCTATGGTTATTTATTTGTTGAGGTTTATATCTTCCAAATTGAAATCAATTATGGCTTCAAGCCAAATGTCTATAGCAGTGTTGCTAGTCCGCGTAAAAGAAGCTTATGAAGCTCACCAGTTGATCAAAGTTTCTGGAACTTATCCAGCTGAAATCGAAAAATTTTCAAAGATAAATAGAGAAATAAAAAATTTAAAATTAAGAATGACACGTGTGAGTTCTTTAGGAACTCCTGCTACTCAATTTATTTGTATGTTTGGAGTTGCTGTTGTTTTAACTATGGCAATGATTCAAACACAACTGGGCATGTTGACTTTGGGTGATTTCGTTACTTTTCTTGCTGCTTTGCTTTTGATAATGCCTCCCCTTAGACATTTGACAGGGCTCAACTCAAGCTTTGTCATGATGAAAGTAGCTGCAAATAGTATTTTTGATACCTTAGATCAACCTTTAGAGCCTGATAATGGTCAAATTTCGATTTCATCGGCTAAAGGAAATCTCGAGTTTAAACATGTATGCTTGAAGTATCCTAACTCTACTGATTACGCAGTCCATGATTTTAATTTAAAAGTTAATTCTGGAGATTGTATTGCATTGGTTGGTTTATCAGGCTCGGGGAAGTCTTCTGTAGTAAATTTAATACCTCGATTTTGGAATCCATCCTCTGGGAATATTTACCTGGATGGGATTGATACTCAGAATATTTCGTTGAAATCATTGAGAAATCAAATATCAATAGTATCTCAAGATGTAATACTATTTGATGACACAATTAGGGCAAATATTGTTTATGGATCTCCTAATGCTACTGAGGAAGAAATAAACGAAGCAGTAAGAGCCTCAGCACTAGAAGATTTTATTTCTTCCCTATCTTTAGGTCTCGATACACCAATAGGTGAAGCTGGTGATAGATTGTCTGGTGGACAAAAGCAACGTATTTCAATCGCTAGGGCCATTCTGAAAAAAGCTCCAATTTTAATTTTTGACGAAGCTACCAGTGCGTTAGATAGTGTGAGTGAAAACCAGATAAAAACTTCTTTATCTCGCCTAATGAAAGGAAAGACAACATTTGTTGTAGCACATCGTTTATCAACTATCGATATTGCAGATTATGTAGTAGTTATGTCTAAAGGAACTATTGCTGAATTTGGGAAACCTTCCGTTTTATTTAATAAGAATGGTCTGTTCACGCATCTGTGTAAGCTTCAAAATATTAAAATATTTTGA